The DNA sequence ACGAAGGCCCGCTCGGCCAGGCGCCTGGCTACCCGCACCGGGACCGGGCCCCCGCCCACCAGGTGGGCCGTCCCCTCCCCGCCGTCGCCCGGGCGCTGCCAGACCACGACCAGGTCGGCGCGGGTGCTGGCCCTGCCCTTTCCCGCCAGGAGGGCCACCAGGGCGTCGGCGGCGTGCGCGGCGCGGGGCTCGGTGCTCCCCGCTGTACGGGCCGCGGTGTGGATGCGGTCGGTCTCGGCCTCCAGGGCATTGAGGACCGGGATCCCGACCACCGGGGGAAGGGCGCCGGCCAGGCGGATCATGCCCAGGTCGTCGCGCCAGGCCCGGACCTCCCGGGCCCCCTGCTGGGCGGCGTGCAGGCCCTCGGCGTCGGTGGCCCCGAGGCGGCGACTGCGGGCGTTGTCGCGCAGCACCTGCAGGCTCGAGGCCTTGGCCAGGGCCACCAGCTCGGCCTCGGTCCCCGGACAGGCCGCCTCGGTCCTGGTGATCTCCTCGGCCTGGGCCAGCGACAGCTCGCCTGTCACCACCGCCTCCTTGGTCGCCGGACAGTCCTCGACGGCATCGGCGGTGCCCAGGGCGGCGCGGGCCACACCGGCGCTGGAGCCGGTGCTGCGGGCCAGCCACTCCACGGCATTGGCGTAGCCCCGCCGGCGATGGGCCCCGGCCTCGGCCGCCCGGGCGGCCAGGCGGGCTCGGGCCGCGGCGCAGGTCTTCTCGGTGCGGGCCAGGTCCTCGGCCATGGCGGCGCAGTCGTCGCCGGTGAACGCCTCGGGCTGCAGGCCCCAAAGCGCCTCCCGCAGGGCCCGGCTCGCCACCGTGGGGCTCTTGGGCATGCCACTCCTCGCTCGTGGGGCGCGCACTGTGGGCGCGCTCGGCTGATCAGAGGAGGGCGGTGACTGCCTCGCCCACGAAGGCACCGCCCACGCTACCCGAACGTATGTTCGATGTCAAGGGGAATGTGCGCCTGGAGCTAGCGGGTAGACCAGCCGGGGTCACGGCCCGTGAGGCCGATCAGGTGGTCGAACGGTGGTGCCGTCGGCGCCACCTCGACCACAGGCCCGAAGAGCCCCTCGCGCGCCTCCGGCTGGTCGGCGAACTGCCCGACGAAGCCGAGGACCGCTTCGAGGGTGCTCGGGTCGCAGTCGTACGCCTGGCCGCTGGCCCGGGCCAGGTCCCATCCGTGGACGACCACCTCATCGAGGGCCACAACGCCTGCGATCTCACCGGGCAAGTCCACCCCACCGGCGCGGGTCATCCCGCTCCAGGCCGTCGGGTCGCGCCACGCCTCAGCAAGGCCCTCGAGGTCCCGGGGGATGCGGGTCCGCCAGTCGGCGGCCAGTCGCGACGCATCGCCAGCGGGGGCCCCGTCCCCGAGGTCACCGGTGTCCTTGCGTGCGGCCGCGGTGAAAGCGATAGCGAGTCCGCCGATGTGTTCCAGCAGGTCGCCGACGGCGTAGGCGGGGCACGGCGTCGGCCGGTCCAGAATCCCGTCGGGGACCTCATCGATCAGGGCCGCCATCCGTCGCGTCGCCGGCGCTAGGTCCACAAGCATCATGGGC is a window from the Acidimicrobiales bacterium genome containing:
- a CDS encoding TIGR03086 family metal-binding protein, with protein sequence MMLVDLAPATRRMAALIDEVPDGILDRPTPCPAYAVGDLLEHIGGLAIAFTAAARKDTGDLGDGAPAGDASRLAADWRTRIPRDLEGLAEAWRDPTAWSGMTRAGGVDLPGEIAGVVALDEVVVHGWDLARASGQAYDCDPSTLEAVLGFVGQFADQPEAREGLFGPVVEVAPTAPPFDHLIGLTGRDPGWSTR